A segment of the Streptomyces sp. Tu 2975 genome:
TCGCCGACCCGAACCCCGAGGCCACCGGAGGCGCCGACACCCTGCGCGCCGCCGGGATCGAGGTCGAACAGGGACTCCTCGCCGACGAGGCGGCCGCGGGCAACGCCGGCTGGCTGACCTCCGTACGCCTCGGCCGTCCCCACGTCACCTGGAAGTACGCGGCCACACTCGACGGCCGCGTCGCCGCCGCCGACGGTACGAGCCGCTGGATCAGCTCGCCCGAGTCCCGCGCCGACGTCCACCGGCTGCGCGCCGAGGCCGACGCCGTCCTCGTCGGCTCCGGCACCGCCCGCGCCGACGACCCGCACCTCGCCGTCCGCGACATCGCGGGCGCCACCCAGCCGCTGCGTGTCGTGATCGACACCGAGGCGGTCGCCGTGAAGCCGGGCGCGCGGGTCCTCGACGACGCCGCGGCAACCGTCGTCGCGGTGGCCGAGGACGTCCTGCCCGACGCCACCGCGCATCTCGGCGAGGTCTGGCGGCTGCCCCGCGCGTCCGGCGGCGGCCTGGACACGGCCGCCCTGCTGGCCACGCTGCACGCGCGCGGCGTGCGGTCCGTACTCCTCGAAGGCGGCCCGACGCTCGCCGGCGCCTTCGTCTCCGCCGGAGCCGTGGACCGCGTCATCGGCTATCTCGCCCCCGTACTCCTCGGAGCGGGCCCCGCCGCCCTCGCCGACGCCGGAATCACCACCATCACCGACGCGTTGCGGCTCGACGTCACAGAGACCGTCCGTATCGGAACCGACCTGCGCATCACCGCCACCGTCCTCAAGGGAGCCTGAGTGTTCACCGGAATCGTCGAA
Coding sequences within it:
- the ribD gene encoding bifunctional diaminohydroxyphosphoribosylaminopyrimidine deaminase/5-amino-6-(5-phosphoribosylamino)uracil reductase RibD, which gives rise to MATAAEADAMRRAITLAARGLGSTSPNPVVGCVITDASGHVVGEGFHQRAGGPHAEIHALRAAGVLARGGTAYVTLEPCNHTGRTGPCAQALAEAGVARVVYAVADPNPEATGGADTLRAAGIEVEQGLLADEAAAGNAGWLTSVRLGRPHVTWKYAATLDGRVAAADGTSRWISSPESRADVHRLRAEADAVLVGSGTARADDPHLAVRDIAGATQPLRVVIDTEAVAVKPGARVLDDAAATVVAVAEDVLPDATAHLGEVWRLPRASGGGLDTAALLATLHARGVRSVLLEGGPTLAGAFVSAGAVDRVIGYLAPVLLGAGPAALADAGITTITDALRLDVTETVRIGTDLRITATVLKGA